The Brassica oleracea var. oleracea cultivar TO1000 chromosome C6, BOL, whole genome shotgun sequence genomic interval AACATTGCGTCAATATTATTATTATTATTATTATTATTATTATTATTATGTCGGGGGGCATTTTTCAACTGTATACCGAAGAAAATTCAAGGTGGTTAAGTGGGTTCCTGATAAAGTGTTTGATTGTTTTTCTAACAAAAGATAAACAATACGTTCACATATGAAATGTCAAAGCCAAGCATGAATTTAAGTGATAACCTTTTGAAGCACAAATCCATACGTGTTGTTACACATAGCTTTCCCCTAGATTTTCTGAATACTTTTATGTACATGGATTCTCTCTTATCTTTTTGATAGCGTACTTTATTTAGAAAGTAGTATACTGTTTTTATTATTAAAAAGCTTTCCTTTTTAAGTTGAATCACCATATAAGTTTGATGGTACTTGTTAATATAGTTTGATTGTACACCGAATTATATAACACTATTCAATACTTTAGAAGCAAAAAAACAAATTTCTTTCAAACACAATTTTTTATCATAATTTCATATTTTAATTCTAATCAACATTAATTATTAAAAGATAATGAGTCACACATATCTTTGTTTTTTTCATACTTGATTTTGTACATCTCCAATAATTTCTGGATGAGTGAGAGATAACAGTTGACCTGTCACACAATCAAAGCTGTAGTATTATTATTTCCCCATTCGTTGACCTCGTCATAAGAGTAACCAACCGCCTCTTTACGCCGTTGAATTATCTTCCATAAATATCCACGTGGTTACTCCTTATTGGCTCCAACAAACCGTCGGTCACGAAAACCGTTTTAAAAACCCGAAAAAAAAACTTAATTCGTATCTCACACACACGGGATAAACAAGGAACGCCGAAATAACGCGTTCATCTGGGTTTTTTTAAAATATATTTTCAATTTTTCTCTATATAATTAAATCACCCAGAAACGTAGTTTCGTTTGTGTTTCAAACTTCAAATCCCCAGATTATTTCTTTCCATAAATAAAAGATTCTTGTTGATAATCTCCTTTCTCAGAAAGAATCTCATACCCTCCTTAACTTTTAATCTACGTTTCATTTCCACCATGGCGATCAAGAAGATGACTAGTTTGATTCCCAGCTGCTCGTCCCCTGAGGATCTAAAACGCGTTTTGCAGACGCTAGGCTCGACCTGGGGAGACGTGGTCGAAGATCTCGAGAGTCTCGAGGTTGTTCCGTTGAAAGGAGCCATGACCAACGAGGTTTACCAGATCAACTGGCCTACCTTAAACGGCCAAGACGCTCTCCACCGCAAAGTTCTTGTTCGGATCTACGGAGACGGCGTTGACCTTTTCTTCAACAGAGACGACGAGATCAAGACCTTCGAGTGTATGTCTCATCACGGTTATGGTCCAAAGCTTCTTGGCCGCTTCTCCGATGGTCGTCTCGAAGAGTTCATCCACGCAAGAGTACGTTTTCTTAATCACACACAAAAAAATTAGGTTTAGAAACAGAGTTTTAGGGTTTTATATATTGTTTGCGTTACAAGAAATCTATAGATAGGGAGATTTGTGTATATGTATGATGAATCTATTGGTTTGGTCCGTTCACCAGACTCTTTCTGCAGGTGATCTCCGTGTATCCGAAACATCTGATTTAATCGCGGCGAAGCTAAGAGAGTTTCACGAGCTTGATATGCCTGGTCCGAGGAACGTACTCCTCTGGGAAAGACTCAGGACTTGGCTTAAGGAAGCTAAGAAGCTGTGTTCACCGACAGAGATTGGTGAGTTTCGTTTGGAAGCTATGGGAGATGAAATCAACATGTTGGAGGAGAGGCTGACTCGGGACGATCAAGAGATTGGTTTCTGTCACAATGATCTTCAGTATGGTAACGTCATGATTGATGAGGAAACCAACGCTATTACCATCATAGTAAGCTTGTTTTTCTCATGAACATCAAGAAAGTGCTCTGTGTTAATCAGTTTTTTTTTTATTGTAGGACTATGAGTATTCGAGTTTCAACCCTATTGCTTATGACATTACGAACCACTTCTGCGAAATGGCTGCTAATTATCATTCAGACACTCCTCATGTTCTGGATTACACTCTATATCCAGGTCCTTATCCGTAATTTTAAACTTATACGTAGTACGTTGCTTATGTTACTCAAGAGTCTGATTGCGTGTGTGTGTGGAATGATGAACAAACAGGAGAAGAAGAACGGAGAAGGTTCATTAGCACATACCTTGGCTCTACAGGTTTTTTTCCATACCTTCTTGAATCATTGGCACACATCTAAAGAAAAAAAATTAATCTCTTAATCAAAAACATATCCCTTTTATTGTCTTAATCTCAGGTAATGCAACAAGCGAGGAAGAAGTGGAGAGACTAATGACTGATGTAGAGAGATACACTTTGGCAAATCATATCTTTTGGGGCTTATGGGGAATCATCTCGGTTAGTCTTTCTCTCTCTACTTTGAGATACTTTTAGCTATTATATGGAAACTTGGTAGTAATCTATTGTGGCGTTGTTGCAAAACAGGGGCATGTGAACAAGATTGAGTTTGATTACAAGGAATATGCAAGGCAGAGATTTGAACAGTACTGGCTTAGAAGACAATTGCTCCTAGATTGACCTTGAAGGATGAAGAAGATTCACATATTGAAGCAAACTTGAATTTCTAAAAGTTTCAACAATTAGATAAAAGTAAGGGAAAAGATTTAGGTGACTATTGTGCTGTTGTTACTTTCACCAATTTGTCTGTTTTCTTCCATTATATAGAGAGGTTTGTAAACTTTCAAAGCAATGGACATGGCTTATGTTACATAAACAATATGTATAGCAATTAATATGGACAAACAAGCACCAGTGGTCTAGTGGTGGAATAGTACCCTGCCACGGTACAGACCCGGGTTCGATTCCCGGCTGGTGCAAACTTTTTTGGCCCAGTTATTTTCGTTAACAGTGCAGTAGAAACAAAATGCAGTAGTTGTTGGCCGTCCTTGCTTAATCTTCCTCTTCTTAAATCATTTTTGAAAAATTTAATTGTTTATCTGAACTTTAGATTGCTATTTTGAAAATTTCAATTGTTTATCCAAAAAAAATTTTAAAAAAGATTGATTATGGATTTGATCAAACTGCATAAATTATGAGAGGTGGATTGGTAGGCCTGAAACTTTTATCCGAGATCCGGATTCGATCCGGATCCGGATCCGATTCGAAAATCCGGAGAAGCCGAATCCGGATCCGGATAGTAAAATGTTGGATCTGTCAAAGCCGAATCCAATCCGGATCCGGATATCTTGATTTTTAGTCCGGATATCCGGATCCGTAAATTTTATTAATAACTATTTCAAAAATAGTAATATTTATATATAAAAACTAATTTTATTTAATATATTTTCATTTTTATAATAGTATATATAAATTTTGTAATATTATACATAGAAATAATTAAAAACATTCTATATATTTTTATTTTTAAATTATTGTTAATATTTTATATATATATTAATATTATTTTTTATTTATTTTAAAGATCTAAATCCGGATTCGGATATCTGTCGGATATTATAATTTTTAGAAGGATATCCGACACCCGGATATCCACGAACCCTGGATCCGGATAAAGATAATAAAATTATGGATCCGCCGGATAAGAATCCGGATCCGGATATCTTAAAATTGTCTGAATACCCGATCCGTCTCAGGCCTATGGATTGGAGGGGACCTGTATTTATATAATTCTATGGTTATTTTTCTTCCAAATCGAATTAGGATTATGAAAAAACTTTAGTTTCCTTTTCTTTTTACTTCTTCACTTTGCGGCAGTATATTTGAATATCTTGGGAAAACTAGATTTGGGAATATTATGATATGTCTATTTATATTTGCAAAACATAAAACGTTAGAATTTAGATAATTTGATAGAAATATTAATCTAAATATAAATAGACAAATCATAAAATGCTGTATACATTTTACATTTTAAATATTTTACTAGATTTTGACCCGCGGGTTTTTTTCCGGAAAAAAAAATTTGAAATTGATTATTATTTTGTGTTCATATAATTTTTTTTAAGATTATATCATGATTTATATTGATATGATCAAGCATCTGCATTTTTGAAATTTGGTTGAAATGTTTTTAAAAATGATGTTTCTTTGTTTAATAGTGTAGGAATTATGAAGTGTAAATATATCTGTTGGTATTGGAAAGATTGTTGCACACAAATATATATATATATATATATATTAACTATAAATAAAATTTACAAAAGATAAAAACAAATATATAAAAGGGATTTAATCTGTAGTTATTATAAAGCTATATTTTTTTTTATAAATAGTCAATATTTAAATTATTGTTGAAAATCAAAATCAAAGTTTTTAATTG includes:
- the LOC106296480 gene encoding probable choline kinase 1, producing MAIKKMTSLIPSCSSPEDLKRVLQTLGSTWGDVVEDLESLEVVPLKGAMTNEVYQINWPTLNGQDALHRKVLVRIYGDGVDLFFNRDDEIKTFECMSHHGYGPKLLGRFSDGRLEEFIHARTLSAGDLRVSETSDLIAAKLREFHELDMPGPRNVLLWERLRTWLKEAKKLCSPTEIGEFRLEAMGDEINMLEERLTRDDQEIGFCHNDLQYGNVMIDEETNAITIIDYEYSSFNPIAYDITNHFCEMAANYHSDTPHVLDYTLYPGEEERRRFISTYLGSTGNATSEEEVERLMTDVERYTLANHIFWGLWGIISGHVNKIEFDYKEYARQRFEQYWLRRQLLLD